Proteins encoded within one genomic window of Gadus macrocephalus chromosome 18, ASM3116895v1:
- the dkk1b gene encoding dickkopf-related protein 1b: MIQSSVFLATAYLPVMFLSALCSGSLMFNSNAIKNLAPGPGTPIHGAGQDASSSPDEFGLLDGGHHNLLIDPIQALACSADDECGEHGFCYASRGACLPCKRRRKRCARDAMCCQGNQCSNGVCLPMDSDIVQQFTVEEPSASVSSTAGNHGANNHGPSNHGPSNHGPNNHGPSHGASGHSMNSQENRPDEQNSTTHSTSTKDPHSPPTRGLEGERCLRSSDCSGGLCCARHFWSKICKPVLREGQVCTKHRKKGALGLEIFQRCDCGAGLACRTQRGAEEQRMHKAARALHTCQQH; encoded by the exons ATGATTCAGTCGTCGGTGTTCCTCGCTACGGCGTATCTGCCGGTGATGTTCCTGAGTGCACTTTGTTCGGGATCTCTGATGTTCAACTCCAATGCGATAAAGAACCTTGCACCTGGACCGGGGACCCCGATTCACGGTGCGGGACAAGACGCGAGCTCGAGTCCAGATGAGTTCGGTTTATTGGACGGAGGGCATCACAACTTACTGATTGATCCCATTCAG GCGTTGGCCTGCTCTGCGGATGACGAGTGCGGGGAGCACGGCTTCTGCTACGCCTCGCGCGGAGCCTGTCTGCCGTGCAAGCGGCGCAGAAAGAGATGTGCTCGCGACGCCATGTGTTGCCAAGGAAACCAGTGCAGCAACG GTGTGTGTCTTCCCATGGACTCGGACATCGTGCAGCAGTTCACGGTAGAGGAGCCCAGCGCTTCCGTTAGCAGCACCGCTGGTAACCACGGGGCTAATAACCATGGCCCTAGTAACCATGGCCCTAGTAACCATGGCCCTAATAACCATGGCCCCAGCCACGGGGCTAGTGGCCACAGCATGAACAGCCAGGAGAACAGACCAGACGAGCAGAACTCCACAACACACTCAACCTCCACCAAGGACCCCCATAGTCCCCCCACCAGAG GCCTGGAGGGAGAACGGTGTCTGCGTTCCAGTGACTGCTCAGGGGGCCTGTGCTGCGCGCGACACTTCTGGTCCAAGATCTGCAAACCCGTGCTCAGAGAAGGCCAG GTTTGTACGAAACACCGTAAGAAAGGCGCGCTTGGTTTGGAGATCTTCCAGCGCTGCGACTGCGGGGCGGGGTTAGCCTGTCGGACGCAAAGAGGAGCTGAGGAGCAGCGGATGCACAAGGCGGCCAGGGCCCTCCATACCTGCCAGCAGCACTGA